In a genomic window of Leisingera caerulea DSM 24564:
- a CDS encoding TIGR04283 family arsenosugar biosynthesis glycosyltransferase, whose protein sequence is MPAPVSIVIPTLNAAEELPACLEHLMEGLGAGLIRELVITDGGSADETRAIAQAAGAEWITGAPSRGGQLRRGCAAARGEWLLVLHADTRLEPGWAAAAAQHLREGQGRPAYFRLRFRARGLMPAWVAGWANLRARLFGLPYGDQGLLLRREEYEAAGGYPDQPLMEDVSLVRRLKGLTALPSAALTSAARYQRAGWLRRGARNLWTLACYFLGRDTHKLAASYKK, encoded by the coding sequence ATGCCCGCGCCGGTCAGCATCGTGATCCCGACCCTCAACGCCGCAGAGGAGCTGCCAGCCTGCCTGGAGCATCTGATGGAGGGGCTGGGCGCCGGCCTGATCCGCGAGCTGGTGATCACCGACGGCGGCTCCGCGGATGAAACCCGCGCCATCGCCCAGGCCGCAGGCGCCGAATGGATCACGGGCGCGCCGTCGCGCGGCGGCCAGCTGCGCCGCGGCTGTGCGGCGGCCAGGGGGGAGTGGCTGCTGGTGCTGCATGCCGACACCCGTCTGGAGCCGGGCTGGGCCGCCGCAGCGGCGCAGCATTTGCGGGAGGGGCAGGGCAGGCCTGCCTATTTCCGGCTGCGGTTCCGGGCCCGCGGGCTGATGCCCGCCTGGGTCGCGGGCTGGGCCAACCTGCGCGCCCGCCTGTTCGGGCTGCCCTATGGCGACCAGGGTCTGCTGCTCCGCCGCGAGGAATACGAAGCCGCGGGCGGCTACCCCGATCAGCCGCTGATGGAGGACGTGTCGCTGGTGCGCCGTCTCAAGGGGCTGACCGCCTTGCCGTCAGCGGCGCTGACCAGCGCCGCGCGCTATCAGCGGGCCGGCTGGCTGCGGCGCGGGGCCAGGAACCTGTGGACGCTGGCGTGTTACTTTCTGGGGCGGGACACGCACAAACTGGCGGCTTCTTACAAGAAGTAG
- the ygfZ gene encoding CAF17-like 4Fe-4S cluster assembly/insertion protein YgfZ produces MSDRRILRLSGSDAKSFLQGLVTNNVDRLGDGLVYAALLTPQGKYIADFFLAADGDAVLLDVEASLAEGLLKRLNMYRLRADVQVEMTELQVRRGTGAAPEGALADPRHPAMGWRLYGTEGGDDGSDWDAIRVAHCIPETGVELGPDSYILEAGFEDLNGVDFRKGCYVGQEVTARMKHKTELRKGFRTVEVEGSAPVGTEITAGGKPVGTLFTQSGGKGIAYLRFDRAKGEMQAGDARVAWQP; encoded by the coding sequence ATGAGCGACCGCCGTATCCTGCGCCTGAGCGGCAGCGACGCCAAGAGCTTCCTGCAAGGGCTTGTCACCAACAACGTCGACCGGTTGGGCGATGGCCTGGTCTATGCCGCGCTGCTGACGCCGCAGGGCAAGTACATCGCGGATTTCTTTCTGGCCGCCGATGGCGATGCGGTGCTCTTGGACGTGGAGGCGTCGCTGGCCGAAGGCCTCTTGAAGCGGCTGAACATGTACCGGCTGCGCGCCGATGTGCAGGTGGAGATGACGGAGCTGCAGGTCAGGCGCGGCACCGGGGCGGCTCCGGAGGGCGCGCTGGCCGATCCGCGCCACCCGGCGATGGGCTGGCGGCTGTATGGCACTGAAGGCGGCGATGACGGCAGCGATTGGGACGCGATCCGGGTCGCCCACTGCATTCCGGAAACCGGCGTTGAGCTGGGGCCGGACAGCTATATCCTGGAGGCCGGGTTCGAGGATTTGAACGGGGTGGACTTCCGCAAGGGCTGCTATGTCGGCCAGGAGGTGACCGCGCGGATGAAGCACAAGACCGAGCTGCGCAAGGGCTTCCGCACGGTCGAGGTCGAGGGCAGCGCGCCGGTGGGGACTGAGATCACTGCCGGGGGCAAGCCGGTTGGCACGCTGTTCACCCAATCGGGCGGCAAGGGTATCGCCTACCTGCGGTTTGACCGCGCCAAGGGCGAGATGCAGGCCGGGGACGCCCGCGTCGCCTGGCAGCCGTGA
- a CDS encoding fructosamine kinase family protein has product MSGLNQTVLSLLGAKVARARPLHGGDLSEVQLLSLSDGRRVVAKTGPLVAAEAAMLGAIRAAGVPAPEVLGVAGHVLLMEALKETAASAAGWQALGAALRQLHSVTGPQYGWAEDYAFGAVAIPNAPLPDWPAFWAGRRLLAAPDALPRDLRLRIEALCARLPELLPAAPPAALLHGDLWTGNVLFSGGSAYLIDPACYWGHGEADLAMLHLFGAPPAAFHEAYGQLEPGHEARRHIYQLWPALVHLRLFGAGYRGMVDSRLASLGF; this is encoded by the coding sequence GTGAGCGGGCTGAACCAGACGGTTTTGTCCCTGCTGGGCGCCAAGGTTGCGCGCGCCCGCCCGCTGCACGGCGGTGATCTGTCAGAGGTGCAGCTTCTGTCCTTGAGCGATGGCCGCCGGGTGGTGGCCAAGACCGGGCCGCTGGTGGCGGCGGAGGCTGCGATGCTGGGCGCGATCCGGGCTGCGGGAGTGCCTGCGCCGGAGGTGCTGGGCGTTGCCGGTCATGTCCTGCTGATGGAAGCGCTGAAGGAGACCGCCGCCAGCGCGGCGGGCTGGCAGGCCCTGGGCGCTGCGCTGCGGCAGCTGCATTCGGTGACAGGTCCGCAGTACGGCTGGGCGGAAGACTATGCCTTTGGCGCCGTCGCGATCCCCAACGCGCCGCTGCCGGACTGGCCGGCGTTCTGGGCCGGCCGCCGCCTGCTGGCCGCCCCGGACGCCCTGCCCCGCGATTTGCGGCTGCGGATTGAGGCGCTGTGCGCCCGTCTGCCGGAGCTGCTGCCCGCCGCGCCGCCTGCCGCCCTGCTGCATGGCGATTTGTGGACCGGCAATGTGCTGTTCAGCGGCGGCAGCGCCTATCTGATCGACCCGGCCTGTTACTGGGGCCACGGCGAGGCGGATCTGGCGATGCTGCATCTGTTCGGTGCCCCGCCTGCCGCATTTCACGAGGCTTACGGACAGCTGGAGCCGGGGCATGAGGCGCGCCGTCATATCTATCAGCTGTGGCCCGCGCTGGTGCACCTGCGGCTGTTCGGCGCCGGCTACCGGGGGATGGTGGACAGCCGGCTGGCGTCCCTTGGCTTCTGA
- the efp gene encoding elongation factor P, with product MPKINGNEIRPGNVLEHNGGLWAAVKVDHVKPGKGGAFAQVEMRNLRNGSKLNERFRSADKVERVRLEQKDQQFLYESDGMLVFMDAETYEQIELPAELLGDRRPFLQDGMTIVVEFYESEALNATLPQKVTCKIVETEPVVKGQTAANSFKPAILDNGVKVMVPPFVGQDEMIVVNTETMEYSERA from the coding sequence ATGCCCAAGATCAACGGCAATGAAATCCGCCCCGGCAACGTCCTGGAACATAATGGCGGCCTTTGGGCAGCGGTTAAGGTCGATCACGTGAAACCCGGCAAGGGCGGCGCCTTTGCCCAGGTCGAGATGCGCAACCTGCGCAACGGCTCCAAGCTGAACGAGCGCTTCCGCTCGGCGGACAAGGTGGAACGCGTCCGCCTGGAGCAGAAGGACCAGCAGTTCCTTTACGAAAGCGACGGCATGCTGGTGTTCATGGACGCCGAAACCTATGAGCAGATCGAACTGCCCGCGGAGCTTCTGGGCGACCGCCGCCCGTTCCTGCAGGACGGCATGACCATCGTGGTGGAGTTCTACGAGTCCGAGGCGCTGAACGCGACCCTGCCGCAGAAAGTCACCTGCAAGATCGTCGAGACCGAGCCGGTCGTCAAAGGCCAGACCGCGGCGAACTCCTTTAAGCCCGCGATCCTGGACAATGGCGTCAAGGTCATGGTGCCGCCCTTCGTCGGCCAGGACGAGATGATCGTGGTGAACACCGAAACCATGGAATATTCCGAGCGCGCCTGA
- a CDS encoding DUF6280 family protein encodes MRDFVDGTAYNNEQGNRARKLFAAVVLAALDDAIADDKKYGNGPEQIARWARSRDGREVLSCAGIDPNERVVEGLMDFVGRGVRTSVALSREESERRNAAQAEAA; translated from the coding sequence ATGCGAGATTTCGTAGACGGCACCGCTTATAACAACGAGCAAGGCAACCGCGCCCGCAAACTGTTTGCAGCCGTTGTCCTGGCCGCACTGGATGATGCCATCGCCGACGACAAGAAGTACGGCAATGGCCCGGAACAAATCGCCCGCTGGGCGCGCTCGCGCGATGGCCGCGAAGTGCTGTCCTGCGCCGGTATCGACCCGAACGAACGGGTTGTGGAAGGCCTGATGGACTTCGTGGGCCGCGGTGTGCGGACCTCGGTTGCGCTGTCGCGTGAAGAAAGCGAACGCCGCAACGCTGCGCAGGCAGAAGCCGCCTAA
- a CDS encoding cobyric acid synthase, whose product MTRARSIMIQGTGSNVGKSLIVAGLARAYVRRGLRVAPFKPQNMSNNAAVTPEGGEIGRAQALQARAAMRPPHTDMNPVLLKPETDTGAQVIVQGKRRGTQGAGSFMRDKSGLLEAALESFHRLAADADLVLIEGAGSPAETNLRKNDIANMGFACAAGVPVVIAGDIHRGGVIAQIVGTHAVLEPQDLERVVGFMVNRFRGDLSLFDGGRDDIAARTGWPSLGVVPWFWDAWKLPAEDMMDIASRQGGACKVVVPQLERMANFDDLDPLAAEPAVTVEIVPPGRALPGDADLVILPGSKSTIGDLACLRRQGWDIDILAHYRRGGHVLGLCGGYQMLGKTIDDPEGVDGRPGKVDGLGLLDVHTVMAGEKRVTLTEAVTRNGNLPVSGYEIHMGRTEGADCARAWLDIDGRAEGAASADGRVKGSYLHGLFSSDAFRASVLAGLGHESQAGYEDGVEETLDALAEHLERYMDLDQLLELAQPVKV is encoded by the coding sequence ATGACACGGGCGCGTTCGATCATGATCCAGGGCACCGGCAGCAATGTCGGCAAGTCGCTCATCGTGGCGGGGCTGGCGCGTGCCTATGTGCGGCGCGGGCTGAGGGTGGCGCCGTTCAAGCCGCAGAACATGTCCAACAATGCCGCCGTCACCCCAGAGGGCGGCGAGATCGGCCGTGCGCAAGCCTTGCAGGCGCGCGCGGCGATGCGCCCGCCGCATACCGACATGAACCCGGTGCTGCTGAAACCCGAGACCGACACCGGCGCCCAGGTGATCGTGCAGGGCAAGCGCCGCGGCACCCAAGGCGCCGGGTCGTTCATGCGCGATAAATCCGGCCTCCTGGAGGCGGCGCTGGAGAGCTTCCACCGGCTGGCGGCGGACGCGGATCTGGTGCTGATCGAGGGCGCAGGCTCCCCCGCCGAGACCAACCTGCGCAAGAACGACATTGCCAATATGGGCTTTGCCTGCGCCGCAGGGGTTCCGGTGGTGATTGCCGGCGACATCCACCGCGGCGGGGTGATTGCGCAGATCGTCGGCACCCATGCGGTGCTGGAGCCGCAGGACTTGGAGCGGGTTGTTGGGTTCATGGTGAACCGGTTCCGCGGCGACCTGAGCCTGTTTGACGGCGGGCGGGACGATATTGCCGCGCGCACCGGCTGGCCGTCCTTGGGCGTGGTGCCCTGGTTCTGGGATGCCTGGAAGCTGCCGGCCGAGGACATGATGGACATCGCCTCGCGCCAGGGCGGCGCCTGCAAGGTGGTGGTGCCGCAGCTGGAGCGGATGGCGAATTTCGACGATCTGGACCCGCTGGCCGCAGAGCCTGCGGTGACGGTGGAAATCGTGCCGCCGGGCCGCGCCCTGCCTGGCGATGCGGATCTGGTGATCCTGCCCGGCAGCAAGTCGACCATTGGCGACCTGGCCTGCCTGCGCCGCCAGGGCTGGGACATCGACATTCTGGCGCACTACCGCCGGGGCGGACATGTGCTGGGCCTGTGCGGCGGCTACCAGATGCTGGGCAAGACCATCGACGACCCCGAGGGCGTCGACGGGCGGCCCGGCAAGGTGGACGGCCTGGGCCTGTTGGATGTGCACACGGTGATGGCAGGCGAAAAGCGGGTGACGCTGACCGAGGCGGTGACCCGCAACGGCAACCTGCCGGTGAGCGGCTATGAGATTCACATGGGCCGCACCGAGGGCGCCGACTGCGCCCGTGCCTGGCTGGACATTGACGGGCGGGCCGAAGGCGCGGCCTCGGCCGACGGGCGAGTGAAGGGCTCTTATCTGCACGGGCTGTTTTCCTCGGACGCCTTCCGCGCCAGCGTGCTGGCCGGACTGGGGCATGAGAGCCAGGCGGGCTATGAGGACGGCGTCGAGGAGACGCTGGACGCGCTGGCAGAGCATCTGGAGCGCTATATGGATCTGGATCAGCTGCTGGAGCTTGCGCAGCCCGTAAAGGTCTGA